The Geothrix oryzae DNA window CGTCAAGAGCATGTCCTCCACCGCACCGATGCCCACGGCCTCCAGGCCCTGGATCCAGGTCTCCAGCTTGGCGGGCGAAAGCCCCGCGGTACGGCCGTACAGGCCCAGGAGGCGCCCCAGGTTCCGCTCGCTCCAGTCGGCGTCGGCGCATCGCTCCACCAGTTCGGGATCCGTGTCCCGGAGCAGTCGGGCCCCCTCCGGGCTGAGCCTCAGCCCGTGCAGGCTGAAGTTCACCAGGAGCACCGGGGGCAGACCGGCCAGATCCGCCTCCGACAGGGGCAGGCGCCCACTGTGCCAGCCCATGACCAGGGAGAGCCGGTCTTCTGGAAGCCCCCGCATGAGCTCCAGCGCCGCACCCGAATCCGCGCAGGTCGAGAGGCCCGGCGTGCCCTGCAGGGCGGCGTAGAGGCTCACATGGGAATGGTGGTCGAAGATGGCCTTGAATCGGTGCGGCATGGAACCCCGAGGGCCCACCACCGGGGCACCCTTGCGCGCGGATGGAGGGAACTTGAAGCCCCCATTGTGGCTCGGATCTGAGACCGGCGCAGCGGTCATACTGGCCTCCGGAGGATCCCCATGCTCTACCGGAAGCCCTGCGGCAGCGTGCTGGAAGCCATCGGCAACACGCCCCTGGTCCAACTGCGCCGCGTCGTCGAGAACCTGCCGGTGGAGGTCTTCGCCAAGCTCGAGTTCCTGAACCCCATGGGGAGCAGCAAGGACCGCATCGCGAAGCACATGATCGAGGCCGCGGAGCGCGACGGCCGCCTGAAGCCCGGCGGCCTCATCATCGAGAACTCCTCGGGCAACACGGCCATGGGGCTCGCCCTCATGGCCATCCAGAAGGGCTACCGGCTCAAGGTGGTGGTGCGCGACACCATCTCCCAGGAGAAGCTGAACCAGCTGCTGGCCCTCGGCGCCCAGGTGCACAAGGTGGACACGAGCCTGCCGCCGGAGCACCCCGACAGCTACAACAACATCACGCCGCGCCTGGCCCGGGAGACGCCCGGCTGCTTCTTCCCCGATCAGCACGGCAACCGCGAGAACAATGCGGCCCACTATGCAGGCACGGGCCCCGAGATCTGGGAGCAGATGGAGGGTCGCATCGACTACCTGGTGGCCGGCGCCGGCACCGGCGGCACCATCGGCGGCGTGGGCCGCTACCTGAAAGAGAAGGACCCGACGATCAAGGTCGTGGCCGTGGATCCCGTGGGCTCGGTGTTCACGCCCCACTTCCGCGGCGAGAAGAACCCCAAGGCCGGCCCCTACCGCATCGAGGGTCTGGGGGACGAATTCCTCATCCCCACCATGGAGTTCGAGCTCATCGACGAGATGTACCAGGTATCCGACCGCGACGCCTTCCAGCAGGCGCGCAGGCTCGTCAGGGAGGAGGGCGTCCTCGGCGGCGGCTCCAGCGGCGCGGCCCTGTGGGCGGTGCTCCAGGTCGCGAAGAGCCTGCCCGCCCTGGGCCGCCCGGCGCGCATCGTGACCGTGTTCCCGGACGGCGCGGGCCGCTACCTCAGCAGCATCTTCAACGATGCCTGGCTCGCGGAGCGCGGATTGCTGGACGACGAGCGGGGGTTGCTCGAGGCGGGGGAATGACCGCCTTCTCCGGCACCTACCTCGAGG harbors:
- a CDS encoding PLP-dependent cysteine synthase family protein, yielding MLYRKPCGSVLEAIGNTPLVQLRRVVENLPVEVFAKLEFLNPMGSSKDRIAKHMIEAAERDGRLKPGGLIIENSSGNTAMGLALMAIQKGYRLKVVVRDTISQEKLNQLLALGAQVHKVDTSLPPEHPDSYNNITPRLARETPGCFFPDQHGNRENNAAHYAGTGPEIWEQMEGRIDYLVAGAGTGGTIGGVGRYLKEKDPTIKVVAVDPVGSVFTPHFRGEKNPKAGPYRIEGLGDEFLIPTMEFELIDEMYQVSDRDAFQQARRLVREEGVLGGGSSGAALWAVLQVAKSLPALGRPARIVTVFPDGAGRYLSSIFNDAWLAERGLLDDERGLLEAGE